The Nitratidesulfovibrio sp. SRB-5 genomic sequence TCAACTTTCTGGGTACGCTGCAAAACGAATGGGCGGGCGCGCAGGCGTTCAACAACATCGACACCTATCTTGCCCCGTTCATCCGCCACGACAAGCTGACCTACGACGAGGTCAAGCAGGGCGTGCAGAAGCTGGTGTACAACCTGAACACCACCTCGCGCTGGGGCGGGCAGAGCCCGTTCACCAACTTTACCCTGGACATGGCCCCGCCCAGGCACATCGCCAATGAACCGGTAATCATCGGCGGCGAGTTTCAGGATTCCACCTACGGCGACTACGCCGCAGAGATGGACATGTTCAACCGGGCGTTCATAGAGGTGATGCTGGAAGGCGACGCCGACGGGCGCATCTTCTCCTTCCCCATCCCCACCTACAACGTCACCCCCGACTTTCCGTGGGATACAGACACCGGCAAGCTGCTGCTGCGCATGACGGCCAAGTACGGCGCGCCCTATTTCCAGAACTTCATCAATTCGGACCTCAACCCCGAAGACGTGCGATCCATGTGCTGCCGCCTGCAGATGGACCTGCGCGAAATCCGCAAGCGCACCGGCGGCCTGTTCGGCTCGGGCGACCTTACCGGCTCCATCGGCGTGGTCACCCTGAACCTGCCCAAGTTCGCGTACCTGGCCCAGGGCGAGGAAGACTTCCTCGACATGATCACCGAGTACGCGGAAATGGCCCGCGACGCCTTGGAATACAAGCGCAAGCTGTGCACCCAGATGCTGGACGCGGGCATGTTCCCGTTCTCGCGCCGCTACCTCAAGAACGGCTACGCGGGCCACTTCTCCACCATCGGGCTCATCGGCGGGCACGAGGCCTGCCTGAACCTTTTGGGCAAGGGCATCGAGACGGAAGCCGGGCTGCGCCTGATGAAGCGCGTGCTGCACCACCTGCGCGAACTGACCGTGCGTTTTCAGGAAGAAACCGGGCACATGTACAACCTTGAAGCCACGCCCGGCGAAGGCACCTGCTACCGCCTTGCGCGCATCGACCGCGCCCTGTACGAAGACATTGCGACTTCGGGCGGCGACACGCCGTACTACACCAACTCCACCCTGCTGCCCGTGGGCTTCACCGAAGACGTGTTCGCCGCGCTGGAGCACCAGAACGAGTTGCAGACCCTGTACAACGGCGGCACGGTGTTCCACTCCTTCCTTGGCGAGGCCGCGCCCGACGAGGCCTCGGTAAAGAACTACCTGCTGAAGGCCATGCAGAAGACGCGCATTCCGTACATCTCGGTCACGCCCACCTTCTCGGTGTGCCAGAGCCACGGTTACCTGCGCGGCGAGCACATGAACTGCCCGGAATGCGGCGAAGAGGCGGAAGTGTACACCCGCGTGGTGGGCTACTACCGCCCGGTCAGCCGCTGGAACCTTGGCAAGCAGCAGGAATACAGGGAACGCGTGGAATACGGCATGGGTTCGTTCTGCGATTGCGGTGCGCCCGCGACAGAGGTGGACCTGAAGCTGCCGGAGCCTGCCGTAGCCGACTAGCATGAAATGACCGGCGCCGCGCGGTGTTCCCTTAGTGCGGGAGCCGCGCGGCGTCCTGCCCGATACTATCCGGTCATGTCCTGATCCGAACCCTGCCCCGAACCATGGACCCGAACCCGGAACCGCCCACGGTTCCACCCGTGACCCCGTGATCCTGAACGCCACCCAGCTCGAAGCCATCCGCCAGCGCAACGACGAGGAACTGCGCCGGGGCGCGCACGCCACGCCGGGCTACCCGGCGCACACCGTGCGCGACCTGTTGCAGACCGTGGAGGCGCTGAAGAAGGAAAAGAAGAAGTGGCAGCGCCTAGCCCAGGAACGCGGTCAGGCCCTGGATTCGGTGCGTGAGGTGCTGGACGCGGTGCGTCCCGCCGATGGACGCAACGGCAACGGGCATGGCGGGCCGGGAACCCGTGATCGCGATGCCGAACCCGACACCCGGCAGCCCCTGGTGGGTCCGGATGGCGGGGATGCCCCCCTGCGGGAGTAATCCCGCGGACCAGCAGCGCGCGTTGTCGTCACCCCCATGTCGCCATCGGGCGCCCATGGGATGAAGAGCCGACCGCCCGGCATGCCCAGCGCGTGCCGGGCGGTCTTGCGTCCGGCGACGGGTAGGCGGCGGCGTGCCCCCGCAATGTGCGGTTGCACGCATGGGCAGGGACTGCCAGCTTCTGCCGGGCACAGAACGCCCACGCCGTACACGCCGTCCGGGCACCCCGGGCAGTTCGATGGTCCGGTCCGGCCCAGTCGGGCCCAGGCGGGCCAGGCAGCTACTGTCAGGGCGTTGGAACGGTGCGTGGCTGCGCGTGGGGAAGGCAATCGGGGGCACGGCCCGGAAATGCAAACGGCCGCCGTGGGCGGCCGACAGGCATCTGGGGGCAGTAAATGCGCCATGGGGCACAGGGCATGCGGGTGCGGCAGGAGCCGCCCCGGCAGGCTGTTTAGCGGCGGGCTATTTCTCGGGCGCGGGCACGGGGAATTGTTCGCGGTAGATGATCCGGCCTTCGGCCTCCAGTTCCACCACCAGCGTCTGCACGTCGGTGGGGGCCAGCCCTTCGGGCAGCGGCACGGAGGTCACCATCTTCTTGAAGCGGGATATCTGGAAGCGGATGGAGTCCGGTTCCGCCTTCAGGGGCAGGATGCGCCCGTTGGCGGCCTGCACGGACAGCACGGCCTGGCCGGTCAGCTGCTTCTTGGGGTCGGGATTGGTCAGGTCGAAGTTGATGCGCAGCCGCTTGCCCGATGCGTGCCGCACGGTCACGTTGTCCACGCGGGCCTCGCCGGTGCTGAGGGGCTCGCGCGCTTCGCCGGGGGAGTCGGCCACGGCGGCGGCCACGGCCTGGCTGGCCGCGTCGGGCACGCGGGCGTCAGCGCCGCTGGCGGTCGAGGCATCGGCAGGCGTCTGGCCCGAGGCCTGTCCGGGCGTCTGTCCAACGGCTTGGCCATTCGCCTGGCCGGTCACCGCCACCACGCCGTCGCCCGCCCCGTTGGCGTCGCCCGGAGCGGCAGGCGCCGGAGCCGGGGGCGAGGCCAGGGCCGCGCTGCCCAGCAGGGCGCGCAGTTCCTCGGGGTCGCTGTTGCGCAGCAGTGCTTCCAGGTTGGAAAGCCGCTCCAGTTCCACCCGCGCTTCCTTCAGCTCGCGGTCCAGGGACTGGTTCTGGCTTACCAGAGCCCGGTTGGCCTGCCAGAACGAGATGCCTGCCCATACCCCGAAGGCGGCCAGCAGCGGCAGCAGCACCAGCGAAATGGTGAGCAGCCGCAGGGCCAGGGGGCTCACGCGCAGGCGACGCACGCGGCAGTCGTCGCGCATGAGCAGCAGGCTGTATTTCTCGTCGGTCATCATCGGGCGGCGGGGCTCCATTCTTCCTTGACGATTTCCCAGCTCTGGCCGTCCTGGCGCAGCAGCAGGGTCTTCACGCCTCGGTCGGAGTAGCCGGTGACGTCACGGTAGTCCTGGGTCATGTCGGCGCGTACGCCGCCAGCCACGGCCTCTATGCGCAGGCCCTTCAGCTGGACCTTGGCGGGCTTGGCCTTGCGCCACAGTTCCTGCTTCTGCTGGCGGATGGACGCGGCGCCCTTGCGCGGCGCCTGTTCCGCGTCGCCCGCGTAGCAGGCGATGTAGTTCTTCACGTCGCCGCGTTCCCACGCCTTGCGCCATTTTTCCACAAAGGCGGTAACCTGCGGCGAAACCGTCTCAAGGTAGTTGGCTTCCATGCCCACGTCGGCGGGCACCCATTCCATGCCCACGATGCGGTACTCGCCCTTCTTGTCGGGCTGCCAGTACAGGCGGCGGATGCCTTCGGTGGTCATGTTGGGGGCGCGGTAGTACTGGTTGAACCAGGTCACCCAGTAGCCGGGGCCCTGCATCACCTGCACGTCGGAAACGGAGGTCTGTATCCACGGCAGTTGCTTGAACAGCCGTTCCTTCTGGCTGCGGAACGCGGTGAACGATTCGTCCTGCGCGGCGGTGTAGGCATCGGCATCGTAATAGTCGAACATGGCGGGCGAGCGCGAACCCCAGGCCTTGGCCCAGCCCTTGACCTTGTCTTCGAGCTTGCGGGCGGTGGCCTTGTCTTCCTTGGGGGGAGACGCGTCGGTGCTTACGTCGCCTGCCACGGCAACGGGCGTGCCGGGCACGAACAGCTTGCCCGTCTTGTCGATGTCGGCCCGGTTCAGGGCGATGCAGCCCTTGGTCTCGCGCGGGACGATGTCGTGCCCCTTGCTGTGGATCCAGATGCCGGAGCCGGTCTTGCGGCGCAGCTTGTCCACGGGGTTGGGGTAGTTCAGGGTGTAGGCGATGCCGCCGTACATCTCCATGTCCAGCCCGGCGGACAGCTTGTTGACCACGAAGTAGATGCCTTCGGGGGTTTTCAGGTCGCCTGCGGTCTGCTTGTCGCCCGTGGCCTGACCGGTGGTGCAGACGTAGCTGGCGGCGAGCTTGAGCGGACTGTGGCGCTCGTAGATGTGCAGCTTCTGGTCTTCCTTGTCCACGGCCACCAGTCGGCGCGGCGTGCCCGCATCGTCGGGGATGCGCGCGTGCCACCCGTCGGCGGCGGCGGACAGGGGACAGAAAAGGGAAAGCAGCAGGGCAGCGGCAGGCAGCAGGCGGTGGAGGGCGCGGATGGTGCTTCGATGCATCTCGGTGCGCGGGCTGTGTACCCCGCTGGGGTACGGTGATCCGTCGAAACGGCGGATATGGAACCTGTTCCCCGTCATGGTGACCGGCGTGCGCCGCAAGTGGCGCGGTGCCGGTGGGGGCTGGCCGCCGGGGCCTTGTGCTGTGTCGACCGACGCAGTCGGCTTGCGCCGGTCTGGCCGGGGTGTCCGGGGCTGGCCGACCTGTCCTGTCTGTGAGGACTGTCCGGCCTGCTCGGACTATTGGGGCTGGGCGAGTGGGGGTGCCGCCTAGGAGCGCGCGGCGTCCACCAGTTCCTTGCGGGTAAAGATCGAGATCAGGTCGTACCCGGCATCCTTGATGGCCTGCCTGCCGCCTTCCTCGCGGTCCAGCACGGTGCACACGGCCACGATGCGCAGGCCCGCAGCCTCTACCCGTTCGCAAGCCTTTAACAGGGAACCGCCAGTGGTGACAACGTCTTCCAGCATGGCAACCGGGTCTCCGGGGGCAAAATTGGCCAGGCCTTCCACGTACTGGTCGGTGCCGTGCCCCTTGGGCTGCTTGCGCACGATGAAGCCCGCCAGGGGGCGGCCCCGCTCGTGCGAGATGACCGTGGTGGCGGAAATCAGCGGGTCGGCGCCCAGGGTCATGCCGCCCACGCCCACCACCGGCACGTCGCGCAGCAGTTCGTTGAACAGCGAACCGATGAGCCACGAACCCTCGGCGTGCAGGGCGGTCTGCTTGCAGTCGAAGTAGTAGTCGCTCTTCCGGCCCGAGGTAAGGGTAAAGTCACCCTCGCGGTATGATTTTTCCACAAGCAGGCGGGCCAGGCGGGTGCGAAGGTCGTTCATGGGTATCCTTGCGATGTCGGGTGTGCGTGGTTTCGTGGTCCGGTGCCCATTGCGCTGTCCGGTTCCCCGCGCGCGGCGCACCGGGCGGCTGGACCGTCCGGCATGCCGGTGACGTCTGGCGTCCTGGGAGAAACGTGGCGTGCGCGGCGTGCCTCAGCTGCGACCGAACACCCGATCGAAGATCATGTTTTCGTGGCGCAGATAGTAGCCGGGATCAAACAGTTCATCAAGGACGGAAGGGGCAAGGCGCGCGGAGATGTCCGCGTCGGCCCGCACCATGTCCGGGAAGGGCTTTCTGGTTTCCCAGCTCTGCATGGCGCAGCGCTGCACCATCACGTAAGCCTCCTGGCGGGCCATGCCCGATTCCACCAGGGCCAGCAGCACGCGCTGCGAATAGTACAGCCCGTACGAACCGGCCAGGTTGCGGTCCATGTTCTCGGGGATCACCCGCAGGTTGGACAGCAGGCCCGACAGGCGGTGCAGCACGTAGTCCATGAGGATGGTGGAGTCGGGCATGATGACCCGTTCCACGGAGGAATGGCTGATGTCGCGTTCGTGCCACAGGGCCATGTTTTCCATGGCGGCCAGCGAGTTGGTGCGGATCAGGCGCGAAAGGCCGGTCATGTTTTCCGCCGAGATGGGGTTCTTCTTGTGCGGCATGGCCGACGAACCCTTCTGGCCCTTGGCGAAGCCTTCTTCCGCCTCCAGCACCTCGGTGCGTTGCAGGTGGCGCAGTTCCACGCACAGCCGTTCCACGCCGCCAGCGGCCAGCGCCAGCGAGGTGAAGAAATGGGCGTGCCGGTCGCGCTGGATGACCTGGGTGGAAATGGGGTCCACGGCCAGCCCCAGGATTTCGCAGGCAATGGCTTCCACGCGGGGGTCGAGCATGGCGTAGGTGCCCACGGCGCCGGAAATCTTGCCCACGCGCACGCTTTCAAGCCCGTCGCGGAAGCGGGCCACGTGGCGCTGGAATTCGGCGTGGAAGCCCGCCATCTTCAGGCCGAAGCTGGTGGGTTCGGCGTGGATGCCGTGGGTGCGGCCCATGCACAGGCGGCCCTTGTTGGCGAAGGCCAGGGTTTCCAGGGTGGACAGCAGCCGCTCGAAGCCTTTCAGGATCAGTTCCCCGGCCTGGGCCAGCAGCAGGCCGTTGGCCGTGTCCACAATGTCCGAAGAGGTGCAGCCCAGGTGGATGAACCGGGCCGAGGGGCCCACCTTTTCTTCCACGGCGGTGAGGAAGGCGATGACGTCGTGGCGGGTTTCCTGCTCGATTTCCAGGATGCGGTCCACGTCGAAGTCGGCCTTTTCGCGGATGACGCGCATGTCGTCCGCGCCGATGACCCCCAGGCGGTGCCAGGCCTCGCACACGGCCAGTTCAACGTCGAGCCAGGCGCGGAAGCGGTTTTCGAGGGTCCAGATGCGGGCCATCTCTGGGCGGGAGTAACGGTCGATCATCGTGGCTTCCTTGCTGTGCTGGTGCGGTTGCGTATGCCGCCGGAGCGGCGTGGCAGACCGGCGGGGCCGGTGCGCCTGGATTTTCTGGCCGGTGCGCCGCGCGGTGGGCGCTGGCTTGTGCGGATCGGATGCAGATCGGATGCGCTGGGGTGCGGGGCTCGCCGGGTCATGTGCGAGGCGGGCGCGAGCCGGGCCGGGGGCGAAGCCGGAACCGCGCGTGAAAAGGGGCAGCCCTGCTGGCTGCCCCTGATGTTACGAGCCTGTGGCCGACGCGGCGGCGCAGCCGCCCGAAGGGGCGGCCGAGGCACACTTGGCCGGGCTGGCGCCCGAAGTGGCTGTGCCGGACGACGCGGCGGCAGTTCCGGAGTCGGCGGAGCCGCCCGATCCACCCGTGTCGCCCGATCCACCCGATCCATTGGCCCCGCCGGACCCATTGGCCCCGGCGTCGCCGTTGGCAGAGGCCTCGGCGTTGGCGCTCGCATGCGAATCGGTGGACGAGCGGTTACCGTAGTCGGTGACGTACCAGCCGCCGCCCTTGAGCACGAAACTGGTGTTGGACACGATGCGGTCGGCGTGACCACCGCACACCGGACAGGAGCGGGGGGCTTCGTCGAAGGTTTTCAGCCATTCCTCGAAGATCTGCTCGCAGTCGCTGCAACGATATTCGTAGATGGGCATGCTACCCTCCTTGCAGAACCTACGCGTGATGCACGAGCCTAAACAGCGTCGTACGCGTTGTCAAACGGGAAGGCCATGCGTTGGAGCACGGGGCGGCATGCACGGCGGTGTGGTGCCGTGCGACGGGCGAGGCGTGGTCACCGCCATGCCCCCTGCCGGGTGCTGCATGCATGGCGAGGTATATGTTCCGGATGCTGCATGAATCGCCCCGTGTTCCCGACGCATGCCGCATGCAGTGCGACAAAAGGGTACGGGCGTGCGGAGCGATCCGTCCCGCAGGAAGCACACGCGCCTCGGGCGACGTGCCACCGGGGGCACGTTGCGCGAAGCGCGGGGCGTTCTTGCGGCGGAACGAAAAACCTGGATGCCTTAGGACTTGGCGGCGGCCTTCGCTTCGCGCACGCGCTGCTTCAGGCGCTTTTCGCGGCGCTGACGGCGACGGTCCAGTTCTTTCTTGCGTTCGATCTTCTTGTGGGCCATGGGGGACTCCTCCGTGAAATCGCGTGAGATAAGAGGGACCACCTATCGCGAACCACAGGTTTTGTCCAGTGCTGCGTGACAGGGGAAGGCGGGGTGGAAGCCGGATCAGTCGATTCCGCCGGGCCAGCCGGACGAGGCGGGCCAACTGAGTGAGCCGGGCAGCTTCACCGGACGGACAAGGCGAACCGGTCGAACCGGTCGAACCGGCCGAACCGGTCGAACAGGTCGAATCAGTCGAATCGGGCAGGCCGGCAGCGCGCCGGGGTCAGCGGTCGAAATAGCCGCTTACCGGGCCGTCCGCCTCGATGGCGGCATCGACGAAGCCGTGTCGGGCCAGTATCCGGTGCAGGGCATCCGGCGGGGGGAGTGCGAAGTTCGCGGGCGTGGTGCCTGCCGCCGTGGTTCCTGCCGTGGCGGCTTGCGGCATTGCGTGCGCCGGGCCCAGTTGCAGGCAGGGCGGGGCACCCGGCGCAAGCCGCAGGCGAAAGTCCCACAGGCCGAGGTCTTCCAGTTCCTCTTCCGCGGCGGCAAGGCGGGCCAAGGTGGCGGCGTCGGGCCGCATGCCGTAGGCCAGCCGGGTGAGCAGGCAGGGGCGGGCCGCCTGGTTCGGCCTGTCCATGCCGGTGCGCGCCGCCAGGGCGCGGATGTCGGCCTTGGCAAGGCCCGCCTCGGCCAGCGGCGAACGGATGCCCAGTTCGCGCAGGGCGCGCAGGCCGGGGCGGTAGGCGGTCAGGTCGTCGGCATTGGTGCCGTCGCACAGGGGCAGGGGGGCTGCCGTGGCCAGCAGGGCTGTGAAGGCGGCGTGCTTGCAGTGGTAGCAGCGGTCGCGGTCGCCCGCCGCGATGGCCGGGATGGTCAGCGGGTCCAGCGGCACGGTGGTGAAGGTGGCCCCGCGCGCGGTGGCCCAGCGGCGGGCTTCTGCCGTTTCGCGGGGGGGCATGTGCGGGCCGGTGATGTGCAGGGCGGTGACGCGGCAGCCTGCCAGCAGGGCGGCGTGGGTCAGGAAGCGGCTGTCCAGCCCGCCGGAAAGGGCCACCGCCAGTTCCGGCATGGTGGTCAGCAAATCAAGCAGGGCAGGGGGCAGGGCAGGGGGCAGGGCACTGGGCTGGGCAGTGGGGTCTGTGGAACTCATATGGTGTGGCATGGGGGCCTGGAGGTACGCGGGCATGTTGCCGTCAAAATTCGCCTTTTGCGTCCGGGCGGCGTTGGCTTGGTATTTTTGATGCTCACGTACAGGAGTACGTTGCGCTCAAAAATGTCAATCCGCCTTGCCCGGCCACAAAAAACGTAATTTCTTGCAACATGCCCGCACCAGCCATCCGCGCCGGAAGCCGGCGCGGAGTATAAGGTAAAAAGGCAGCCCCAGATGGGGAAAAATCAGCGGTGCATGCACTGGGCTGGTTTTTTGCTCTTTGGGTAGCAGAAAAGCAGCAGCAGGAAGGTAGTGTCCTCCATGCTGGTCGGCAAGGGGTGCCTTTGGAAATGGGATTGGGCAACGTGCGAAAGATCCGAAGCACACCCCGCCATACCCAAAACGAACCCCGCCGGGTGCGCGTTGTCTGCGCGCCCGGCGGGGTTTTCAGTCCGTGTGCGTGGTCAGGCGGGAAATCCTTATGCCGAGGGCAGCAGTTCCACCGGCTCGGTAAGCAGGAATTCGCCCTTTTCGATCCACGACTTCAGCGTGTTGGCCACTTCCAGCGACAGCGGGTAGCTGGTCATGGGCACGGTTTCCACCTTCTTGCCCATGATTTCCACTTCGCCGCTCTTCAGGTCTTCGTAGGTCACGTGCTGGATGACCCGCGGCAGGCAGTTGGGGTAGTCGTGTCCGTAGTCCTTGACCGGCATCTGGATGTCGCTGTCGTCCACGCCGGTGAACCAGGCGATTTCCTCGTTCAGGATGGGGATGGGAATGCCCACGCCCACCGCCAGCGAGCAGCCGTAGCCCAGGAAGGACAGGCCGCGCAGGTAGCGCGCGTTCATGCCCTTCAGGTCGCCCTTCAGCATCAGGGTGCCCGCCGGGGAAAGCGGCAGGCCGCGTTCGGTGCGCTTGGGCGCCGCCACGTGCTGCGTGC encodes the following:
- a CDS encoding ribonucleoside triphosphate reductase, whose protein sequence is MPQHIRKRDGRVETWSVDRVGHAINKALKASGIKDPLLGKRLAQRVEAKLDGVDMPEQEQVQDLVQRVLMEARLYAVAERYIIYREKRREMRSQNEAYLDVARMIESYLDRSDWRVNENSNMGHSFQGLILHMAGSVQARYVLEKYPEEIRLAHTHGYFHIHDLSFGLAGYCAGWSLRDLLLEGFNLKGRCCASPARHFDAACGQIVNFLGTLQNEWAGAQAFNNIDTYLAPFIRHDKLTYDEVKQGVQKLVYNLNTTSRWGGQSPFTNFTLDMAPPRHIANEPVIIGGEFQDSTYGDYAAEMDMFNRAFIEVMLEGDADGRIFSFPIPTYNVTPDFPWDTDTGKLLLRMTAKYGAPYFQNFINSDLNPEDVRSMCCRLQMDLREIRKRTGGLFGSGDLTGSIGVVTLNLPKFAYLAQGEEDFLDMITEYAEMARDALEYKRKLCTQMLDAGMFPFSRRYLKNGYAGHFSTIGLIGGHEACLNLLGKGIETEAGLRLMKRVLHHLRELTVRFQEETGHMYNLEATPGEGTCYRLARIDRALYEDIATSGGDTPYYTNSTLLPVGFTEDVFAALEHQNELQTLYNGGTVFHSFLGEAAPDEASVKNYLLKAMQKTRIPYISVTPTFSVCQSHGYLRGEHMNCPECGEEAEVYTRVVGYYRPVSRWNLGKQQEYRERVEYGMGSFCDCGAPATEVDLKLPEPAVAD
- a CDS encoding L,D-transpeptidase family protein — encoded protein: MHRSTIRALHRLLPAAALLLSLFCPLSAAADGWHARIPDDAGTPRRLVAVDKEDQKLHIYERHSPLKLAASYVCTTGQATGDKQTAGDLKTPEGIYFVVNKLSAGLDMEMYGGIAYTLNYPNPVDKLRRKTGSGIWIHSKGHDIVPRETKGCIALNRADIDKTGKLFVPGTPVAVAGDVSTDASPPKEDKATARKLEDKVKGWAKAWGSRSPAMFDYYDADAYTAAQDESFTAFRSQKERLFKQLPWIQTSVSDVQVMQGPGYWVTWFNQYYRAPNMTTEGIRRLYWQPDKKGEYRIVGMEWVPADVGMEANYLETVSPQVTAFVEKWRKAWERGDVKNYIACYAGDAEQAPRKGAASIRQQKQELWRKAKPAKVQLKGLRIEAVAGGVRADMTQDYRDVTGYSDRGVKTLLLRQDGQSWEIVKEEWSPAAR
- the pyrE gene encoding orotate phosphoribosyltransferase, whose product is MNDLRTRLARLLVEKSYREGDFTLTSGRKSDYYFDCKQTALHAEGSWLIGSLFNELLRDVPVVGVGGMTLGADPLISATTVISHERGRPLAGFIVRKQPKGHGTDQYVEGLANFAPGDPVAMLEDVVTTGGSLLKACERVEAAGLRIVAVCTVLDREEGGRQAIKDAGYDLISIFTRKELVDAARS
- the purB gene encoding adenylosuccinate lyase, translated to MIDRYSRPEMARIWTLENRFRAWLDVELAVCEAWHRLGVIGADDMRVIREKADFDVDRILEIEQETRHDVIAFLTAVEEKVGPSARFIHLGCTSSDIVDTANGLLLAQAGELILKGFERLLSTLETLAFANKGRLCMGRTHGIHAEPTSFGLKMAGFHAEFQRHVARFRDGLESVRVGKISGAVGTYAMLDPRVEAIACEILGLAVDPISTQVIQRDRHAHFFTSLALAAGGVERLCVELRHLQRTEVLEAEEGFAKGQKGSSAMPHKKNPISAENMTGLSRLIRTNSLAAMENMALWHERDISHSSVERVIMPDSTILMDYVLHRLSGLLSNLRVIPENMDRNLAGSYGLYYSQRVLLALVESGMARQEAYVMVQRCAMQSWETRKPFPDMVRADADISARLAPSVLDELFDPGYYLRHENMIFDRVFGRS
- a CDS encoding FmdB family zinc ribbon protein, whose translation is MPIYEYRCSDCEQIFEEWLKTFDEAPRSCPVCGGHADRIVSNTSFVLKGGGWYVTDYGNRSSTDSHASANAEASANGDAGANGSGGANGSGGSGDTGGSGGSADSGTAAASSGTATSGASPAKCASAAPSGGCAAASATGS
- a CDS encoding ATP-dependent sacrificial sulfur transferase LarE, which encodes MPHHMSSTDPTAQPSALPPALPPALLDLLTTMPELAVALSGGLDSRFLTHAALLAGCRVTALHITGPHMPPRETAEARRWATARGATFTTVPLDPLTIPAIAAGDRDRCYHCKHAAFTALLATAAPLPLCDGTNADDLTAYRPGLRALRELGIRSPLAEAGLAKADIRALAARTGMDRPNQAARPCLLTRLAYGMRPDAATLARLAAAEEELEDLGLWDFRLRLAPGAPPCLQLGPAHAMPQAATAGTTAAGTTPANFALPPPDALHRILARHGFVDAAIEADGPVSGYFDR